The Micromonospora sp. NBC_00421 DNA window CCGCTCCACCCGTCGGTCCGCTGATCCATCGGTCCGCTGACCCATCGGTCCGCTGACCCATCGGTCCGCTGACTCGCCAGTCCGCTGACTCGCTGCTGTACCGCCGATCCCCGCCGGGCGACGATGCTTCGACCGCACAGTCACGCACCGTAATTTCTATCGCTCCCCCTCACCACTCCACTGCGCGAGGTAGTTGGGGGTGGCGAGGCACGGAAGGAAAACACCTGCTCAGGGCGGTTCGGCCGCGATTCACCTGCCAGGATGCAGTGGAGCGACGGTTACGACGTTCACTGTGAGTAATGGATGGGGCCGATCAGGGCGGCAACACCGTGAGTCACGGAAGGGCAGTGGGTCAGACCCGGGCAGGCTGGGGAGCGAAGGGAGCGCTGGCCGCCAGGTCGGGGGCCGGGTCACCGGCAGGGTGCCGCCACAACCCCCGGGACCGCAGGATCGGCAGCACCCCCTCGCCGAACCAGTACGCCTCTTCCAGGTGCGGGTGGCCGGAGAGGACGAACTCGTCGATGCCCAACGCGTGGCACTCGGCGATCCGGTCGGCGACCTCGGTGTGGCTGCCCACCAGAGCGGTGCCCGCACCACCCCGGACCAGCCCGACCCCGGCCCAGAGGTTGGGGGCGACCTCCAGCCCGTCCCGGCTGCCGCCGTGCAGGGCGAGCATCCGCCGCTGCCCCTCGGACTCGCTGCGCCGCAACCCCTCCTGGGCGGCCCGGACGTCGTCCTCGTCGATGCCGTCGAGCAGCCGGCCCGCCTGCGCCCATGCCTGATCGGCAGTGTCCCGGGCGATGACGTGCAGCCGGATGCCGAAGCGCGGCGTCCGACCGGCGTCGGTGGCGAGGGCCCGGATCCGGTCTAGTTTCTCGGCCACCTGGGCGGGCGGTTCACCCCAGGTCAGGTAGACGTCGCTGTGTCGGGCGGCGACCGGGCCGGCGGCGGTGGACGAGCCGCCGAAGTAGATCGGGGGCACTGGTTCGGGCAGTCGGGAAAGGCGGGCGCCCTCGACCCGCAGGTGCTCCCCGGTGTGGTCGACGGTCTCCCCCCGCCAGAGCGCCCGGACGACCCTCAGGAACTCGTCGGCGCGGGCGTAGCGGGCGTCCTTGTCGAGGAAGTCCCCGTAGGAGCGCTGTTCGGCGGATTCCCCACCGGTGACCACGTTGAGCAGCAGCCGGCCGCCGGAGAGCCGCTGGAAGGTGGCGGCCATCTGGGCGGCGAGGGTGGGTGAGAGCAGGCCGGGACGGAACGCCACCAGGAACTTCAGCCGTTCGGTGACCTGGGAGAGCATCGCGGTGGTCAGCCAGGCGTCCTCGCACCACGCCCCGGTCGGAGTGAGTGCGCCGACGAAGCCGAGTTGCTCGGCGGTACGGGCGATCTGCCCGAGGTAGGCGACGGTGGCGGGCCGGGCGCCGCCGGCGGTGCCGACCGCGACACCGTGACCACCGCCGACGATGTCGCGGCTGTCGCCGTAGGTGGGCAGGAACCAGTGGAAGGTCAGCGGCATCGGGGGTCCTCCTGAGGGATGGGACGGCGACCACGACAGGCTACCCATAAAACCTATCGGCTTGGTAGGTTACTGCCCGCCGCCGATCCCCGTCGGTGCGACCGCACCGTCCACCCCCCGAGGAGCCGACATGCCCACCCCGCCGAGGAGCGTGCGCCGCCTGGCCACCGCCCTGTTCACCGCCCTGTCGCTGGTCGCCGTCGGCGGGGTCACCGGCTGTGCCGACGACGCCGCCGACGCGGGCTCAGGTAGCGGCCCGCTGCGCATCGGCTACCAGCGCTTCGGCGGCCTGAGCCTGGTCAAGGCCCGCAACGCCGCGCCGGACGCCCAGTGGTCACTGTTCGAGAGCGGTCCCGCCCTCACCGAGGCACTCAAGGCCGGTTCGATCGACATCGGGCAGGTCGGCGAGGCGCCCCCGGTCTTCGCCGCCGCCGCGAAGATCCCCTTCTCGGTGATCGGCACCTCGGCCCCGATCCCCCAGGGTGAGGCGGTGCTGGTCAAGGAGAGCAGCGGCCTGAAGACCTTCGCCGACCTGCGCGGTCGGACGGTGGCGCTGAACAAGGGCAGCAACGTCCACTGGCTGCTGGTCCGCCTGCTGGAGGCGAACAAGATGACGCTCAGGGACATCGACGTCAAGTACCTCAAGCCGGCCGAGGGACGACCGGCGTTCGACAACGGACAGGTCGACGCCTGGATCATCTGGGACCCGTACTTCGCCCTCGCCGAGCAGCCCGGGGTGAAGGTCCTCGCCGACGCCACCGGCCTGGCCAGCAACCGGGAGTACGTGCTGGCTGCTCCCGGGGTGGTGCGGGACCGCACCGACGACGTCCGCGCCTTCCTCAAGACGTACCGGGAGGTCACCGACTGGGGGATCGCGCACCCGCAGGAGCGCGCCGCGGTGCTCGCACCCGAGCTGAAGATCCCGCTGGACGTCACCACCCGGGCGTTGGCCCGCAGCGCCCGGCCGCTGGCCCCGGTCTCCCCCGCCGTCGGGGCCGAACTCCAGGCCATCGCGGACGGCTTCACCACCCTCGAACTGGTCCCCGGCCCGGTCGACATCTCCGGTCGGGTCGACGACCGGTTCAGCGCGGTGTTCCAGTGAGCAGCACCGTGCTGGTCACCGCGCCGCCGACCGCCGTCGCGGCCCCACCCGACGCCGGCCCGCGCCGCCGGCCCGGGGTCCGCTGGTGGCGGCTGGTCAGCCCGGTCGTGCTCGTCGCCGGTTGGGAGGCCGCCGCCCGCGCCGGACTGCTGGCCCCGGAGAAGCTGCCGGCACCGAGCCGGGTCCTCACCACCGGCGTACGGCTGGCCGGCGACGGCACCCTCGGCGTCCACCTGCTCGACTCGCTCACCCGGGCCGGTGTCGGGCTGCTCGTGGGCGGGGTGCTGGCGCTGGTGCTCGGGGCCGCCGCCGGTCTGCTGCGGCTCGGCGACGACCTGGTCGACCCGCCGGTGCAGATGGCCCGGATGCTGCCCCACCTGGGGCTCGTCCCGCTGCTGATCATCTGGGTGGGGATCGGTGAGTCGTTGAAGATCACCCTGGTCGCGCTCGGTGTCTTCTTCCCGATCTACTTCAACACCTACGCCGGCATCCGGGACATCGACGAACGGCTGGTCGAGGCGGCCCGCACCTGCGGACTCGGCCCCGCCGCCCGGCTACGGCACGTGGTGCTGCCCGGGGCGCTGCCGTCGCTGTTCCTCGGATTGCGGCTGGCGATCGGGGCGGCCTGGCTCAGCCTCGTCGTCGGCGAACAGGTCAACGCCCAGACCGGCGTCGGCTTCCTGATGATGGAGGCCCGCGAGTTCAGCCAGACCGACGTGGTGGTGCTGGGCCTGGTCATCTACGCACTGCTCGGGCTGGCGTCCGACGTCGCCCTGCGGGTGCTGGAGAGGAGGACGCTGACATGGCGGCGCGGACTACGGGCGACCTGACGGGCGCCACCGGCAGGGCGACCGGCCCGGCGGGCGAGGCCGACAGCCCGGCGGCCGAAGCGACCGGCCCGGCGGGCGAGGCGACCGGCCCGGCGGGCGAGGCGACCGGCCCGGCGGGCGAGGCGACCGGCCCGGCGGGCGAGGCGACCGGCCCGGCGGGCGAGGCGACCGGCCCGGCGGGCGAGGCGACCGGCGAGGGGGCGGTGCTCACCGCGCACGCGGTGCGGCGGGCCTTCGACGGGCGACCGGTGCTCGCCGGGGTCGACCTGACCATCGCCGCCGGTGAGGTGGTGGCGCTGCTCGGTGGCAGTGGCTCCGGCAAGAGCACCCTGCTGCGGGTCCTCGCCGGCCTGGACGCCGAGGCCACCGGCCGGACCGGACTGCGCGGCACCGCCGCGGTGGTCTTCCAGGAACACCGGCTGCTGCCCTGGAAGCGGGTCGGCGACAACGTCGCGCTGGGGTTGACCGGCCCCGACGTGCGCGCCCGGGTGGACCGGGCGCTGACCGAGGTGGGGCTGGCCGACCGGCACCGCGCCTGGCCGGCCGAACTCTCCGGCGGGCAGGCGCAACGGGTCGCGGTGGCCCGTGCCCTGGTACGCGAGCCGGACCTGCTCCTGCTCGACGAGCCGTTCGGGGCGCTCGACGCGCTGACCCGGCTGCGGATGCAGTCCCTGCTGCGCCGGCTGCGCGCCGAGCACGGCTTCGCCGCCCTGCTGGTCACCCACGACGTCGACGAGGCACTGCTGCTGGCCGACCGGATCCTGCTGCTCGACGACGGCGTCATCGCCGAGGAGATCCCCGTCGACCTGGGCCCCACCCCGCTGACTCCACGCCCCGGCGACCGCCCCGGCGACCGGCCCGCCGACCAGCCCGCCAACCGTCCCGCAGACCGGCCCGCCCGGTCCCCCGACCATCCCGCCTTCGGCGCGCTGCGCCGCCGCCTCCTCGACCGCCTCGGCGTACCCGCCGTCTGACCACCGGAGACCCGATGACCCGCTGGACACCCGACCCGAGCTTCTACCCCTCGCCCCGCGAGGCGGCCACCGCGCCCGCCGAGAAGCTGGCCTACGTCGCCGCGTTCGACCGTACGGCGCAGCGGCCCGACGCGATCGCCGTGCTCGACACCGATCCGGAGTCCGCCGACTACGGGCGGGTGGTCGGCTGGACCGACCTGCCGTACACCGGCGACGAACTGCACCACTTCGGGTGGAACGCGTGCAGCAGCGCGCTCTGCCCGACCGCCCCGCACCCGCACGTCGAGCGGCGTTACCTGATCGTGCCGGGGCTGCGGTCGTCGCGGATCCACGTCTTCGACACCCGGCCGGATCCGCGCGCCCCGCACCTGGTCAAGGTGATCGGCCCGGAGGAGTTGGCCGAGAAGGCCGGCTACTCCCGCCCGCACACCGTGCACTGTGGCCCGGACGGCATCTACCTGTCGGCACTCGGCGGTGTCGACGGCGCACAGGGCCCCGGCGGCATCGCCGTGCTCGACCACACCACCTTCGGAGTCCGCGGAGCCTGGGAGGCCGACCGGGGTCCACAGTTCCTGGCGTACGACGTGTGGTGGCACCTCACCCAGGACGTCCTGGTCACCAGCGAGTGGGGCACCCCGTCGATGATCGAGGACGGCATCGTCGGCGAGCTGCTGCTGGGGCGGAGATACGGGCACGCGATCCACTTCTGGGACCTCGCCACGCGCCGGCACGTGCAACGGGTCGACCTGGGCGACCAGTACCAGATGCCGCTGGAGCTGCGTCCCGCGCACGACCCGACGCAGTCGTACGGCTTCGTCGGGGTGGTGATCAGCGTCGAGGACCTGTCCGCGTCGGTCTGGTTGTGGCACCGCGACGGCACCGGGGCGGACGCCCCGTGGGCGGTGACCCGGGTGATCGACATCCCCGCCGAACCGGCCGATCCGGCTGACCTTCCCGACCTGCTCAAGCCGTTCGGCGCGGTCCCACCGCTGGTCACCGACATCGACCTGTCGGTGGACGACCGGTTCCTCTACGTCTCCTGCTGGGGCACCGGCGAGCTGCGCCAGTACGACGTCAGCGACCCGTTCCACCCGGTGCTGGTCGGCTCGGTGCGGCTCGGTGGCATCGTGGCGCGCACCGCCCACCCGGCCGCGCCGGACGAGCCGCTGGCAGGTGGCCCGCAGATGGTGGAGATCAGTCGGGACGGCCGGCGGGTCTACGTCAGCAACTCGCTCTACGGCTCCTGGGACGACCAGTTCTACCCCGACGGGGTGGGCGCCTGGCTGGCCAAGCTGGACGTCGACCCGGAACACGGCGGGCTCACCCCCGACGAGCGGTTCTTCCCGCACGGGGAGGAGTTCCGTGGGCTGCGGGTGCACCAGACCCGGTTGCAGGGCGGTGACGCCAGCTCCGACTCGTACTGCTTCCCGTGACCGGGCGGACCCTGCTGGCGCTGGCGGCGCTCGGCGCGTTCCACGGGCTGAACCCGGCGATGGGCTGGCTCCTCGCGGTCGCCCGGGGGTTGCAGCAGCGCCGCCGGGCGGCGCTGCTGGCCGCGCTGCCGCCGATCGCGGCGGGGCACCTGGCCTCGGTGGCGGTGGTCGCCGCGCTGGTCACCGCCACCCGGTCGGTCACCGCCAGCACCGCGCTGACGGTGACCGGCGGGGTGGTGCTTGTCGGTTTCGGGCTGTGGCGGCTGTTGTCGCAGCGGCACTTCCGCTGGGCCGGGATGCGACTGTCGGCGGCGCAGCTCGCGGGCTGGTCGTTCCTGATGTCGTCGGCGCACGGCGCCGGGCTGATGCTGCTGCCGGTGCTGCTGGCCGACCCGCCGTCGACCGGCGGGCACGCCGGGCACCTGGCGGCGGCGTCGGCCGGCGCGCTGCCCGGGCTGGTCGCGGCCGGGGTGCACACGCTGGCCATGCTGGGCGTCGCGCTGACCGTCGCGCTTGTGGTGTACGAGGTGCTCGGCGTCGGGGTGCTGCGCCGGGCCTGGTTCAACGTGGACCGGCTCTGGGCCGGGGCGCTTGTCGCCGCCGGTGTGGTGACGTTGGCCGCCGCGATCTGACCGAACGGCCGACCAGCGTCCACCGGCGGCCCTGCCCGACGGCAACTCCTACTGATTGAATAGGACTTGCCGTCGAGTCGAAGGAGTTCCGGTGTCGTCCACCCTGTCGTACGACGAGGCCGACCACGACGCCCGCCGGGCCCGGCAGTGGCTGGCCGGCCAGGCCCGGGGGGACGGAATGTCCCGCACCGAACTGATCGAACTGGGTACGGCGATGAGCGCCCTCGCCGCCGCAGCCGACGAACGGGGGCCGGTCGCCCTCGCCGCCGAGCCGGTCGGGGTGGACCCGGGCATCGTCAAGCCACTCGCTCCCGCACTGCTCACCCCCCTGGAGAGCAACGCCGAGATGCGCTGGGAGGCGATGGCCGGGCAGGGGTACGTGGTGCCGAACGACCGGTTCTTCGTCCGCAACCACACCCACACCCCCCGGCTCGACGTCGACAGCTGGCGGTTGCGGCTGTTCGGCGACGGCCTGCGCGGCGCACCGACCCGGGACGCCCCGGTCGAGTTCGACCATGCCGACCTGCGGGCGATGCCCGCCGTCGAGATCCCCGCCCTGGTCGAGTGCGCCGGCAACGGGAGGCACTTCTTCGCCGCCCAGCAGGACACCCCGGCCCCGGGGGTGCAGTGGCGGCTCGGCGGTGTCGGGGTGGCCCGTTGGCGGGGCGTGCCGCTGGCCACCGTGCTGCGTCACGCCGGGCTGACCGCCGACGCGGTGGACGTGATGCCGGAGGGCCTTGACCCGGCATACGTCACCGGGGGTGTCGACCTGGGCCGGGTTCGTCGTCCGCTGCCGATCGGCAAGGCCCTCGACGACGTGCTGCTGGCGTACGAGATGAACGGTGCGCCGCTGCCGCTGGACCACGGTTTCCCGGTCCGGGTGGTGGTGCCCGGCTGGATCGGCATCTCCTCGGTGAAGTGGGTCGGCGCGGTCGAGGTCTCCACCACCCCGCTGTTCTCCCCGTGGAACACCAGCCTCTACCGGATGCTCGGCCCCGGGCACCCGACCGGCGGTGGGCCGGTCGACACCCAGTCGGTCAAGAGCGCGTTCGAGCTGCCCTGGGACGCCCGGCTGGCGGCCGGAGTCGAGATCACGGTGACCGGTCGCTCCTGGTCCGGGGCCGGCCCGATCGACCGGGTCGAGGTGGACACGGGCGACGGGTGGCACCCCGCCACCCTGGTCGGGGCGGACCGGGGCGGGCCCTGGCAGCGGTGGTCGACGCGGTGGTGTCCGCCGACCGCCGGCCGGTGGACGTTGCGGGCCCGCGCGGTGGACGTGACAGGTCGGGGCCAGCCCGACCGGGCCGCGCGCAACGACCTCGGTTACCTCTTCGACGGGGTGGTCCGACACCCGGTGACGGCGGTCTGACCCGCGCGTCGGCCGCCCGGGTGCGACGGGCGGCCGCCGTCGTCTCCGGGGTCGTCCCCCGCCGGGGCCCGGCGACGCCGGAGCCGCCACTACTCGGAGGCGGCGAGGTAGCCGCTCGCCTGGAGGTCGAACAACTCCCGGTAGGGTCCATCGGCGGCCATCAACGTGTCGTGGTCACCCTGCTGCACCAGGCGACCGTGGTCCATCACGAAGATCTGGTCGGCGTGCCGGACGTTGGCCAGCCGGTGGGTGATCAGCACGACCGTCCGGTCGGGACGCCGCCGCAGGTGTGCGAAGAGCGCGTGTTCGGCGCGGGCGTCGAGGGCCGCCGACGGCTCGTCGCAGATCAACAGTCGGGCGTCCCGGTAGAGGCCCCGGGCAGCCACCAGCCGCTGCCACTGCCCGCCGGAGAGGTCGTGACCGTTCTTGAACTCCCGGGCCAGCAGGGTGTCGTAGCCGAACGGCAGCCCGGCGATCATGTCGTGCGCGGCGGCCGACCGGGCGGCGTCCTCGACGGTGGGCCCGGCCGCGCCCGGGGCCCGGTCGTGCCGGCCGATGCGGATGTTCTGCCCGGCGGTGAACGGGAACCTCCACCAGTCCTGCGTCATCACCGCCACCTGGGCGGCGGTCGCCGCCGGGTCCAACTCCGCCACGTCGACCCCGTCCCACCGGATCACCCCGCCGGTGGGCCGGTAGAGCCCGGCGATCAGCTTGGCCAGGGTGGTCTTGCCGGAGCCGTTCTCGCCGACCAGGGCGACCACCTCACCCCGGCGGACGGTGAGGCTGACCTCGTCCACCGCCGGGGCGTCGGTGTCCGGGTAGCGGAGGCTGACCCGGTCCAGCTCGATGGCGTCGAAGCCGGCGACGGGCCGCCCCTGCGCGGTGGCGGTACGGCTGTCGGCGCGGTCGAGGAAGTCCCGGTAGTCCTGGTAGTAGAGGGCGTCCTCGTAGAGGTTGTTGGTGGCGTAGACGGCGAGCGCGAGGCTGCTGCGCGCCGACTGGAGGGCGAGCAGGGCGGTCGCCGCCGCCGCCAACGCGACCATGCCGGTGAGCAGCAGCCCGCCGAGGACCGCGTAGACCGCGAAGGCGGCGATCCCGCCGACGGACATCCCGACCGCCCGGGTCCGGCTCTGTGCCCGGGCCAACCGGAGCAGCGCGGCGGTCTCCACGGTCATCATCCGGCGGAACTCGGCGAGCAGGAAGCCACGCATCTGGTAGGCCCGGACCTCGGCGGCGGTGTGTCGGTTGGCCATCAGGTGGGCCAGCATCCACATCCGCCGACGACGGTTGATCCGGGCCAGCATGTCCAGGTACTGCCGGCGGGCCATCCGCACCGCGGTCACCGCCTCCGGCACGGCGGCGAGCAGCAGGCAGGGCAGCAGCACCGGTTGGATCACGGTCACCGCGGCGGCGGTGGCCAGCACGCCCACCACCCCGGTGATCAGGTTGACGGTGTGGTCCACGATGGACGCCGCCTCGGCCATCCCCCGGTCCCGGACCCGGTCCATCTCCTCGGCGAAACCGGCGTCGTCGAAGGCGGCCAGCTCGACCGCCGTGGTGGTCTCGAACAGCCGCAACTCCACCGCATAGTTGATCTGCGGGATCAGCCGGGCCTGCGCCCAGCCGGCGGTGACGGTCAACGCACCCTTGGCGGCCACCGCCGCCGCGGCCAGGACCAGCGCGGGCAGCGCGGCGCGGACCCGGTCCGGGGTCGGGCCGGCGGCGAACAACTCCCGCAGTACGCCGGTGGTGGCGAGCAGGCCGAGCGTGGTCATCACCCCGGCGGCGAGATTCAGGCCGATCGCGACCAGGGTGTCCCGGCGGTTGGTCGACCAGGCCAGCGCGACGGCCTCGCGGACCAGCCGGGGCAGCCGGCGGGCCACCGCCTGGAAACTGGTGTGCGCGAACTCGGTGGCGTGGTGCATCCAGTCACCGTCGGCCAGCTCCGGCAGATCCAACCCGGCGGTGTCGGCGGACCCACCGGGCTCGCCGGGCTCGCCGGCAGTTGTCGAACGGCGGGGGCCGGTCACCGTCGCCATGGGTCCTCCCGGGCCGAAGGGGGGCGGGGCAGGGCGAGCCTACTGTCAGCGACGGCGCGGTGTCGTCATGTGTCCGGCGTGTCGTACACCTGTCGCATTGGCGTGTCGTCGACCCCGGTCGACCGCCGGCTGCGCCGGGTCGCGTCGCGTGGTCGCGCCCCGGGTGGCAGGCTGGAGGCGAACCGTCGGCGCACCGCGCGGGACGCCGACGACCGTCGTGAAGGAGAAGATCGACCCGATGGCTGCGAGTGTGACCACCACCGACGAATGGCAGGCGCTGCGCAAGCACGCCGAGACGATGCGCGGCACCCACCTGCGGGAGCTGTTCGCGGCCGACCGGCAACGGGGTGAGCGGCTCACCGGCGAGGTCGCCGACCTGCACGTCGACTACAGCAAGAACCTCGTCACCGACGAGACGATCGGGCTGCTCACCGCGCTGGCCGGGCGGGTCGGGCTGACCGACCGGGTCGCCGCCATGTTCGCCGGGGAGCACATCAACTCCACCGAGGACCGGGCGGTGCTGCACACCGCGTTGCGGCTGCCGCGCGACGCCGCGCTGACCGTGGACGGTCAGGACGTGGTGGCCGACGTGCACCGGGTGCTGGGCCGGATGGCCGCGTTCAGCGAGCGGGTCCGCTCCGGGCAGTGGCGCGGGCACACCGGCGAGCGGATCCGCACGGTGGTCAACATCGGCATCGGCGGCTCCGACCTCGGGCCGGTGATGGCGTACGAGGCACTCAAGGCGTACCGGGACGCGGGGATCACCTGCCGGTTCGTCTCGAACATCGACCCGACCGACATCCACGACAAGACCCACGACCTGGACCCGGCGAGCACCCTGTTCGTGGTGGTGTCGAAGACCTTCTCCACCCAGGAGACGCTTGCCAACGCCGAGCAGGCCAAGACCTGGCTGCTGTCGGGCCTCGACGCCGACGACGACGCGGCCATCGCGAAGCACTTCGTGGCGGTGAGCACCAACGCCGGCCGGGTCGCCGACTTCGGCATCGACCCGGAGAACATGTTCGGTTTCTGGGACTGGGTGGGTGGCCGGTACTCGCTGCCGTCGGCGGTCGGGCTGTCGGTGATGCTGGCGGTCGGGCCGGACCGGTTCCGCGAGCTGCTGGCCGGTTACCACGCCGTCGACGAGCACTTCCGCACCGCGCCGGTGGAGCGGAACCTGCCGGCGCTGCTGGGCCTGCTCAACGTCTGGTACGTCGACTTCCTCGGCGCGCAGACCCACGCCGTGCTGCCGTACTCGCAGTACCTGCACCGGTTCCCGGCGTACCTGCAACAGCTCACCATGGAGAGCAACGGCAAGTCGGTGACCCTGGACGGCACGCCTGTCGACCACCCGACCGGGGAGATCTTCTGGGGTGAGCCGGGCACCAACGGCCAGCACGCCTTCTACCAGCTGATCCACCAGGGCACCCTGCTGATCCCGGCGGACTTCATCGCGTTCAGCCAGCCCAACCACGACCTGGGCGAGATGCACGACCTGTTCATGTCGAACTTCTTCGCGCAGACCGCCGCGCTGGCCTTCGGCCGGACGAAGGAGCAGGTCGAGGCGGAGGGCACCCCGGCCGACGTGGTGCCGCACCGGGTGATGCCGGGCAACCACCCGACCACCTCGATCATCGCGCCGAAGCTCACCCCGTCGACGCTGGGCCAGCTCATCGCGCTCTACGAGCACATCGTGTTCACCTGCGGCGCGGTCTGGGACATCAACCCGTTCGACCAGTGGGGCGTGGAGCTGGGCAAGGTGATGGCCAACCAGCTCGCGCCGAAGCTGACCGGTGACGCGCCGGACCTGTCCGACGTCGACTCCTCCACCGCGGCGCTGATCCGCCGCTACCGTCGGGAGCGCGGCCGGGCCTGAGGTCCGCGCGGCTGTTCCCGGGCACCCCGGCAACGGCCATCGCCGAGATCCGTCGGGACGGCGGCCTGGTCACCCGACCCGGCCGCCGTTTCTTTCGGTACGGCTGGTCCAACCAGTTGACGGGTTGATGGGTACGCCGGCACACTGCTGCCGTGGCCTTCGTCCCCGTGCCCCGCAGCTCCGTTTCCGACCACGTCTTCGCCCAGCTCCGCGACGGCATCGTCAGCGGGGCGCACCAGCCGGGCGACCCGCTGCCCGGTGAACGCGAGCTGGCCGCCGCGTTCGCCGTCAACCGGCACGCCGTGCGGGAGGCGCTGCGCCGGCTCCAACAGCTCGGGCTGGTGCGGGTCAGCCAGGGCGGCGTCACCCGGGTGCTGGACTGGCGGGTGCACGCCGGCCTCGACCTGGCCCTGTCCCTCGCCCAGTCCGGCGACGTGCTGCCGGTGGAGAACCTGGTCCGGGACATGCTGGAGATGCGCGCCTGCGTCGGGGTCGACGCGGCCCGGTGCTGCGCCGCCCGGGCCACCGGGGCGGTACGACGGGTCGTGGTCGACACCGTGGAGGGCTTCGCCGCGCTCGCCCCGGACCTGTCCGCGATGGCCGAGGCGAACATCGCACTGTGGCGGCACATCGTCACCGGCAGCGGCAACACCGCCTACCTGCTCTCCTTCAACAGCCTGGTGGCCGGGGCGCTGGCCGTCGGCGAGGTGCCGCCGGCCCGACGCGCGACCGAACTGCTGGACGTCGCCGGGCACCGCCGGCTGGCCGCCGCGATCGCCGACGGCCGGGGCGACGACGCCGCCACCGAGGCACACACCCTGCTCACCGCGTCCCTCACCAGCCCGACCGGCTGACCGTCGGTCCCCCCACCGGTCGACCCGCACCACCCCCCACCCGCCGACCCGTCCCGGGCGTCCACCCCCGCCGCCCGTCCCCCGGAAGGGAACGTCGCGCATGATCCCCGCCGTGCTCTACGCCGTACCGGCGTTCCTGCTGCTCATCGCCATCGAGGCGTGGTCGTACCGGTTCGCGCCGGACGACGACGAACGCGGCTACGAGCTGCGGGACACCACCACCAGCCTCACCATGGGCGCCGGCAGCCAACTGATCGGCTTCCCGTGGAAACTGCTCACCATCGGCCTCTACGTCGCGTTGTGGACCGTCGCTCCGGTACAGCTCTCCCCCACCAGCGTCGGGACCTGGGTGCTGCTGTTCCTCGCCGACGACC harbors:
- a CDS encoding ABC transporter ATP-binding protein, whose product is MATVTGPRRSTTAGEPGEPGGSADTAGLDLPELADGDWMHHATEFAHTSFQAVARRLPRLVREAVALAWSTNRRDTLVAIGLNLAAGVMTTLGLLATTGVLRELFAAGPTPDRVRAALPALVLAAAAVAAKGALTVTAGWAQARLIPQINYAVELRLFETTTAVELAAFDDAGFAEEMDRVRDRGMAEAASIVDHTVNLITGVVGVLATAAAVTVIQPVLLPCLLLAAVPEAVTAVRMARRQYLDMLARINRRRRMWMLAHLMANRHTAAEVRAYQMRGFLLAEFRRMMTVETAALLRLARAQSRTRAVGMSVGGIAAFAVYAVLGGLLLTGMVALAAAATALLALQSARSSLALAVYATNNLYEDALYYQDYRDFLDRADSRTATAQGRPVAGFDAIELDRVSLRYPDTDAPAVDEVSLTVRRGEVVALVGENGSGKTTLAKLIAGLYRPTGGVIRWDGVDVAELDPAATAAQVAVMTQDWWRFPFTAGQNIRIGRHDRAPGAAGPTVEDAARSAAAHDMIAGLPFGYDTLLAREFKNGHDLSGGQWQRLVAARGLYRDARLLICDEPSAALDARAEHALFAHLRRRPDRTVVLITHRLANVRHADQIFVMDHGRLVQQGDHDTLMAADGPYRELFDLQASGYLAASE
- the pgi gene encoding glucose-6-phosphate isomerase, whose product is MAASVTTTDEWQALRKHAETMRGTHLRELFAADRQRGERLTGEVADLHVDYSKNLVTDETIGLLTALAGRVGLTDRVAAMFAGEHINSTEDRAVLHTALRLPRDAALTVDGQDVVADVHRVLGRMAAFSERVRSGQWRGHTGERIRTVVNIGIGGSDLGPVMAYEALKAYRDAGITCRFVSNIDPTDIHDKTHDLDPASTLFVVVSKTFSTQETLANAEQAKTWLLSGLDADDDAAIAKHFVAVSTNAGRVADFGIDPENMFGFWDWVGGRYSLPSAVGLSVMLAVGPDRFRELLAGYHAVDEHFRTAPVERNLPALLGLLNVWYVDFLGAQTHAVLPYSQYLHRFPAYLQQLTMESNGKSVTLDGTPVDHPTGEIFWGEPGTNGQHAFYQLIHQGTLLIPADFIAFSQPNHDLGEMHDLFMSNFFAQTAALAFGRTKEQVEAEGTPADVVPHRVMPGNHPTTSIIAPKLTPSTLGQLIALYEHIVFTCGAVWDINPFDQWGVELGKVMANQLAPKLTGDAPDLSDVDSSTAALIRRYRRERGRA
- a CDS encoding FadR/GntR family transcriptional regulator, whose amino-acid sequence is MAFVPVPRSSVSDHVFAQLRDGIVSGAHQPGDPLPGERELAAAFAVNRHAVREALRRLQQLGLVRVSQGGVTRVLDWRVHAGLDLALSLAQSGDVLPVENLVRDMLEMRACVGVDAARCCAARATGAVRRVVVDTVEGFAALAPDLSAMAEANIALWRHIVTGSGNTAYLLSFNSLVAGALAVGEVPPARRATELLDVAGHRRLAAAIADGRGDDAATEAHTLLTASLTSPTG